The Streptomyces sp. NBC_01268 genome window below encodes:
- a CDS encoding VOC family protein has translation MLGTDFTTGSPDWLDLGSPDTTAAATFYGRVFGWDFVSAGPDTGGYGFFQQDGKTVAALGPLTQEGASSAWTVYFETPDADATARAAEQNGGTVRMAPTDVMEAGRTAALTDPGGAEFAVWQPNAVKGLERTSENHTLLWAELHVDDPEAVLGFYRGLFGWRWAEMEAPGMTYRVISTAAGDQQDASFGGAAPLQPGADKARWIPYFATADADVVSASVQESGGSVLMPPADVPDVGRIAWLADPFGAPFAVLKPSPTM, from the coding sequence ATGCTCGGTACGGACTTCACCACGGGCTCGCCCGACTGGCTCGACCTCGGCAGCCCCGACACCACCGCCGCCGCCACCTTCTACGGCCGGGTCTTCGGCTGGGACTTCGTCTCGGCCGGCCCCGACACCGGCGGCTACGGCTTCTTCCAGCAGGACGGCAAGACGGTCGCCGCGCTCGGCCCGCTCACGCAGGAGGGCGCGAGCAGCGCCTGGACGGTCTACTTCGAGACCCCGGACGCCGATGCCACCGCCCGGGCGGCCGAGCAGAACGGCGGCACGGTCCGGATGGCTCCCACGGACGTGATGGAGGCCGGGCGGACGGCGGCCCTCACCGACCCGGGCGGCGCCGAGTTCGCCGTCTGGCAGCCGAACGCCGTGAAGGGCCTGGAGCGCACCTCGGAGAACCACACCCTGCTCTGGGCGGAGCTGCACGTCGACGACCCGGAGGCGGTGCTCGGCTTCTACCGCGGCCTGTTCGGCTGGCGCTGGGCGGAGATGGAGGCGCCCGGCATGACGTACCGGGTGATCTCCACGGCCGCCGGGGACCAGCAGGACGCCTCCTTCGGCGGAGCGGCCCCGCTGCAGCCCGGCGCGGACAAGGCGCGCTGGATCCCGTACTTCGCCACGGCCGACGCCGACGTGGTCTCCGCCTCGGTCCAGGAGAGTGGCGGCTCGGTCCTGATGCCGCCCGCCGACGTCCCTGACGTGGGCCGGATCGCCTGGCTGGCGGAC